One window of Roseofilum capinflatum BLCC-M114 genomic DNA carries:
- a CDS encoding Rab family GTPase, producing MGKVSKKICMVGDFSVGKTSLIRRFVDGQFDDKYLSTVGVKISRKDVALPEGSELQLLIWDIEGQTKFKAIAPSYLQGAKGAIIVADVSREETLGNIINHLELFSKVNPKGRMAIALNKADLVDAQKLEALLKHHQYSDSDYPVIKTYGTSAKSGDNVNQLFQDLAQAILAIK from the coding sequence ATGGGTAAAGTTTCTAAGAAAATTTGTATGGTTGGGGACTTTAGCGTAGGTAAAACTAGCCTGATCCGCCGGTTTGTCGATGGTCAATTTGATGACAAGTATTTATCTACGGTGGGGGTAAAAATCTCCCGTAAAGATGTGGCACTTCCTGAAGGCTCAGAGTTACAATTGTTGATCTGGGATATTGAAGGGCAGACCAAATTTAAGGCGATCGCCCCCAGTTACCTGCAAGGAGCCAAAGGAGCCATCATTGTGGCGGATGTCAGTCGGGAAGAAACCTTGGGCAACATCATCAATCATCTGGAGTTGTTCAGTAAGGTCAACCCCAAGGGTCGAATGGCGATCGCCCTCAACAAAGCTGACTTAGTAGACGCTCAAAAGCTAGAGGCACTCTTAAAGCACCATCAATATTCGGATTCAGATTATCCAGTGATTAAAACCTATGGCACTTCAGCCAAAAGTGGAGACAACGTTAATCAACTCTTCCAAGATTTAGCCCAGGCAATTCTGGCGATCAAGTAA